A window of the Cystobacter fuscus genome harbors these coding sequences:
- a CDS encoding DUF1285 domain-containing protein, whose product MSDTPPTPPPAAGPPSGKRWHTREDSGIRLDARLRWWHDDEPIEHPRIIELFNSSLHLDDTGRYQLRIGNDWCYVQVEDAAYEVRTVDVTPDERVSVRLSDRTAEALEPSGLGVGAEGVLECQVKGGRARARFSRDAQYQLGELMEQDAQGRLFLRAGQRLLALPASLVLPDA is encoded by the coding sequence GTGAGCGACACTCCTCCGACCCCACCTCCCGCCGCCGGGCCCCCCTCGGGCAAGCGCTGGCACACCCGCGAGGACAGTGGCATCCGCCTGGATGCCCGGCTGCGCTGGTGGCACGACGACGAGCCCATCGAGCACCCGCGCATCATCGAACTCTTCAACAGCTCCCTGCACCTGGACGACACGGGCCGCTACCAGCTCCGGATTGGCAACGACTGGTGCTACGTCCAGGTGGAGGACGCGGCCTATGAGGTGCGCACCGTGGACGTCACCCCGGACGAGCGCGTCTCCGTGCGCCTGAGCGACCGCACCGCCGAGGCCCTGGAGCCCTCGGGCCTCGGGGTGGGCGCCGAGGGCGTGTTGGAGTGCCAGGTGAAGGGCGGCCGGGCCCGGGCGCGCTTCTCCCGGGATGCCCAGTACCAGTTGGGCGAGCTGATGGAGCAGGACGCCCAGGGCCGGCTCTTCCTGCGCGCGGGCCAGCGTCTGCTCGCGCTGCCCGCGTCGCTCGTGTTGCCCGACGCCTAG
- the recA gene encoding recombinase RecA, whose protein sequence is MNKLTEKLKAVAAAVAAIEKQFGKGAVMPLGGEAREQKVAVIPSGSVGLDRALGVGGYPRGRVVELFGNESSGKTTLTLHAIAQVQAQGGVAAFIDAEHALDVNYARKLGVRVEELLISQPDTGEQALEITEQLVRSGAVDLIVVDSVAALVPRAEIEGEMGDAHMGVQARLMSQALRKLTGAVSRSGCCIIFINQIRMKIGVVFGNPETTTGGNALKFYSSVRLEIRRTSNLKDGESVVGTRAKVKVVKNKVAPPFQEAEFDVLYGLGIHRAGEVLDLGVQTGLVDKAGSHFSLRGERIGQGRDRATEWLREHPDALESLARELAGMLPAAAPSTPSAEAEVPTAQA, encoded by the coding sequence ATGAACAAGCTGACGGAGAAGTTGAAGGCGGTGGCGGCGGCGGTGGCGGCGATCGAGAAGCAGTTCGGCAAGGGGGCGGTGATGCCGTTGGGGGGCGAGGCGCGCGAGCAGAAGGTGGCGGTGATTCCCTCGGGCTCGGTGGGGCTGGATCGGGCGCTCGGGGTGGGGGGCTACCCGCGCGGCCGCGTGGTGGAGCTGTTCGGCAACGAGTCCTCGGGCAAGACGACGCTCACGCTGCATGCCATCGCCCAGGTGCAGGCCCAGGGCGGCGTGGCGGCCTTCATCGACGCGGAGCACGCGCTGGACGTCAACTACGCGCGCAAGCTGGGCGTGCGCGTGGAGGAGCTGCTCATCTCCCAGCCGGACACCGGTGAGCAGGCGCTGGAGATCACCGAGCAGCTCGTGCGCTCGGGCGCGGTGGATCTCATCGTGGTGGACTCGGTGGCGGCGCTGGTGCCGCGCGCGGAGATCGAGGGGGAGATGGGGGATGCGCACATGGGCGTGCAGGCGCGGCTGATGAGCCAGGCGCTGCGCAAGCTCACGGGGGCGGTGAGCCGCTCGGGCTGCTGCATCATCTTCATCAATCAGATCCGCATGAAGATCGGCGTGGTGTTCGGCAACCCGGAGACGACCACGGGAGGCAACGCGCTGAAGTTCTACTCGTCGGTGCGCCTGGAGATCCGCCGCACGAGCAACCTCAAGGACGGCGAGAGCGTGGTGGGGACGAGGGCGAAGGTGAAGGTGGTGAAGAACAAGGTCGCCCCGCCCTTCCAGGAAGCGGAGTTCGACGTGCTCTACGGCCTGGGCATCCACCGCGCGGGCGAGGTGCTGGACCTGGGGGTGCAGACGGGGCTGGTGGACAAGGCGGGCAGCCACTTCAGCCTGCGCGGCGAGCGCATCGGCCAGGGCCGGGACCGGGCCACCGAGTGGCTGCGCGAGCACCCGGACGCGCTGGAGTCTCTCGCCCGGGAGCTGGCGGGCATGCTCCCCGCCGCGGCCCCCTCCACCCCGAGCGCCGAGGCGGAGGTGCCCACGGCGCAGGCCTAG
- a CDS encoding YifB family Mg chelatase-like AAA ATPase, whose translation MLARVRSGALMGIDAVVVECEVDMALGLPYFSVVGLPEGAVRESKVRVVSALKNCGFELPSKRITVNLAPADIRKEGAAFELPIALGVLAAAKLMPEEPLSHYLFGGELSLDGGVKPIKGVLPLAVAARDGGYQGVMVPEANAAEASLVQGLRVVAIRHLREAVDHLIGDKPLAPFTREHLPPPRGRPRAAPLDMSEVRGQADLKTALELAAAGGHNVLFCGPPGSGKTMLARRLPGILPTMGFDEALEVTKIYSVLGLLGDTPALMHERPFRAPHHTISDAGLVGGGPATRPGELSLAHHGVLFLDELPEFRKNVLEVLRQPLEEGSIHLARAIQHVTYPCRVMLVAAMNPCPCGYFNVPGRTCTCPEYRVHDYHSRVSGPLLDRIDITLQTRPVEYRHIARPGDEEPPSTYYRERVEAARERQRARFREEPGVHCNAQMPARLLHRYCKPAPRAERMLERAVRQFGLSARAHDRILKLARSRADLEGHERIEDMDMHLAIDCRQMDRRGWLHANLQGGPPPRQELPGPWPQPEDS comes from the coding sequence ATGCTGGCGCGGGTGCGGTCGGGCGCGTTGATGGGAATCGACGCGGTGGTGGTGGAGTGTGAGGTCGATATGGCCCTGGGGCTGCCGTACTTCTCCGTCGTGGGGCTGCCGGAGGGCGCGGTGCGCGAGTCCAAGGTGCGGGTCGTCTCCGCGCTGAAGAACTGCGGCTTCGAGCTGCCCTCCAAGCGCATCACGGTGAACCTGGCGCCCGCGGACATCCGCAAGGAAGGCGCCGCGTTCGAGCTGCCCATCGCGCTGGGGGTGCTCGCGGCGGCGAAGCTCATGCCCGAGGAGCCCCTGTCGCACTACCTCTTCGGCGGAGAGCTGTCGCTGGATGGTGGGGTGAAGCCCATCAAGGGGGTGTTGCCGCTGGCGGTGGCGGCCCGGGATGGGGGCTACCAGGGGGTGATGGTGCCCGAGGCGAACGCGGCCGAGGCCTCGCTCGTGCAGGGGCTGCGCGTGGTGGCCATCCGCCACCTGCGCGAGGCCGTGGACCACCTGATCGGCGACAAGCCCCTCGCGCCCTTCACCCGCGAGCACCTCCCTCCCCCACGCGGACGCCCGCGCGCGGCGCCCCTGGACATGTCCGAGGTGCGCGGGCAGGCCGACCTGAAGACGGCGCTGGAGCTCGCCGCCGCCGGAGGACACAACGTCCTGTTCTGCGGGCCACCTGGCTCGGGCAAGACGATGCTCGCGCGGCGGCTGCCCGGCATCCTCCCCACCATGGGGTTCGACGAGGCGCTGGAGGTGACGAAGATCTACTCCGTGCTCGGGCTGCTGGGGGACACCCCCGCGCTGATGCACGAGCGGCCCTTTCGCGCCCCCCACCACACCATCTCCGACGCAGGCCTCGTGGGCGGCGGCCCCGCCACCCGGCCCGGCGAACTCTCCCTCGCGCACCACGGCGTGCTCTTCCTCGACGAGCTGCCCGAGTTCCGCAAGAACGTGCTGGAGGTGCTGCGCCAGCCCCTGGAGGAAGGCTCCATCCACCTGGCGCGCGCCATCCAGCATGTCACCTATCCCTGCCGGGTGATGCTGGTGGCGGCGATGAACCCCTGTCCGTGCGGCTACTTCAACGTCCCCGGCCGCACCTGCACGTGCCCGGAGTACCGGGTGCATGACTACCACTCGCGGGTGAGCGGGCCGCTGCTCGACCGGATCGACATCACCCTGCAGACGCGCCCCGTGGAGTACCGCCACATCGCCCGCCCCGGCGACGAGGAGCCGCCGAGCACGTACTACCGCGAGCGCGTGGAGGCCGCGCGCGAGCGCCAGCGGGCCCGCTTCCGCGAGGAGCCCGGCGTGCACTGCAACGCCCAGATGCCGGCGCGGCTGCTGCACCGCTACTGCAAACCCGCGCCCCGGGCCGAGCGGATGCTCGAGCGGGCCGTGCGCCAGTTCGGCCTGTCCGCGCGCGCCCATGATCGCATCCTCAAGCTGGCGCGCTCCCGGGCGGACCTCGAGGGACACGAGCGCATCGAGGACATGGACATGCACCTGGCCATCGACTGCCGGCAGATGGATCGCCGCGGCTGGTTGCACGCCAACCTCCAGGGCGGTCCCCCTCCCCGCCAGGAACTCCCCGGCCCCTGGCCCCAGCCCGAGGACTCCTGA
- a CDS encoding DUF2378 family protein, with protein MADELLVFEQTIEAVFVRALHGRLSPACRERLRQAGLDLEQKLRPAYAFASWMTFLRIVAEELYPQLPLEESAFKLGEAYMDGYRETMLGRAVLSLLRVLGPRRALMRATQHFRSGNNYTESRLKELGPRKFELWMNEVGSLPSFTAGIIHAGLRTAGVENLRIELTGYDGHACTYCINWSDASVSSGVAGNGDSKAATRSGSINSL; from the coding sequence ATGGCCGACGAGCTCCTGGTTTTCGAGCAGACCATCGAGGCGGTTTTCGTGCGCGCCCTCCACGGGCGCCTGTCCCCCGCCTGCCGGGAGCGCTTGCGTCAGGCGGGGCTCGACCTCGAGCAGAAGCTCCGCCCGGCGTACGCCTTCGCCTCCTGGATGACGTTCCTGCGCATCGTGGCGGAGGAGCTCTATCCCCAGCTTCCCCTGGAGGAGAGCGCCTTCAAGCTCGGCGAGGCCTATATGGATGGCTATCGCGAGACGATGCTCGGCCGCGCGGTGCTGTCGCTCTTGCGCGTGCTGGGGCCACGGCGCGCCCTCATGCGCGCCACCCAGCACTTCCGCTCGGGCAACAACTACACCGAGTCACGTCTCAAGGAGCTGGGGCCGCGCAAGTTCGAGCTGTGGATGAACGAGGTCGGCTCCCTGCCCTCGTTCACCGCGGGCATCATCCACGCGGGCCTGCGCACCGCCGGCGTGGAGAACCTGCGCATCGAGCTGACCGGCTACGACGGCCACGCCTGCACCTACTGCATCAACTGGAGCGACGCCTCGGTCTCCTCGGGCGTGGCCGGCAACGGGGACTCCAAGGCCGCCACCAGGTCCGGATCCATCAACTCCCTGTAG
- a CDS encoding ExbD/TolR family protein encodes MSARRQFVKPSTPPNSEINVTPLVDVVLVLLIIFMVLTPLLEKDIEVRIPETEEVPPPPDDTPDTQLIVKLDPSGAFSINTEPVSEADYVGKLKRMLSAKKKEDRIVFFVADDKANYGKLVAAFDGAKQAGAFVLGMATEDIPAAAPAGAPGEVPPRPRPLPRPLLPESP; translated from the coding sequence ATGTCCGCCCGCCGCCAGTTCGTCAAGCCCAGCACCCCCCCCAACTCGGAAATCAACGTCACGCCCCTGGTGGACGTGGTGCTGGTGCTGCTCATCATCTTCATGGTGCTCACGCCGCTGCTCGAGAAGGACATCGAGGTGCGCATCCCGGAGACCGAGGAAGTCCCCCCGCCTCCGGACGACACGCCCGACACCCAGCTCATCGTCAAGCTGGACCCCTCGGGCGCCTTCTCCATCAACACCGAGCCCGTGTCCGAGGCCGACTACGTCGGCAAGCTCAAGCGCATGCTGAGCGCCAAGAAGAAGGAGGACCGCATCGTCTTCTTCGTGGCGGATGACAAGGCCAACTACGGCAAGCTCGTGGCCGCCTTCGACGGCGCCAAGCAGGCCGGCGCCTTCGTGCTCGGCATGGCCACCGAGGACATCCCCGCCGCCGCTCCGGCTGGCGCCCCCGGCGAGGTGCCCCCGCGCCCCCGGCCCCTCCCGCGCCCCCTACTCCCTGAGTCACCTTGA
- a CDS encoding ExbD/TolR family protein, which produces MGMSAGGPQGGPKSEINVTPLVDVVLVLLIIFMVVTPMLQRGKSVTLPKAAKVEEEKKSGEDPDPIILSVTADKKTFVEQDEYDAAALESKLKDTLAYLPNKKILLKGDNTLTVGDIRQVMEITRKAKAKKIFLGVEEQKN; this is translated from the coding sequence ATGGGTATGTCAGCAGGAGGCCCTCAAGGGGGGCCCAAGAGCGAGATCAACGTCACGCCCCTGGTGGACGTGGTGCTGGTGCTGCTCATCATCTTCATGGTCGTCACGCCCATGCTCCAGCGTGGCAAGTCCGTCACCCTCCCCAAGGCCGCCAAGGTCGAGGAGGAGAAGAAGAGTGGCGAGGATCCCGATCCCATCATCCTCTCCGTCACCGCGGACAAGAAGACGTTCGTGGAACAGGACGAGTACGACGCGGCGGCGCTGGAGTCCAAGCTCAAGGACACCCTCGCCTACCTGCCCAACAAGAAGATCCTCCTCAAGGGTGACAACACCCTCACCGTGGGTGACATCCGCCAGGTGATGGAGATCACTCGCAAGGCCAAGGCCAAGAAGATCTTTCTCGGCGTCGAGGAGCAGAAGAACTAG
- a CDS encoding MotA/TolQ/ExbB proton channel family protein, with protein MDFSLTHIWQSTGLFARFIIFTLAFMSVSSLVVMAERIIVFRKTRKDSRDFAAKMGAILAKGDLAQAAGANLGKDVGHLGRVINSGLTAYRISPSNKDVAVESVARALERQAQREVQSLKRGLGVLATVGSTAPFVGLLGTTMGIVNAFQQMATAGAGGLGTISAGISEALITTAFGLLVAIPAVIAYNFLSGWVDSRSVDISESSNEFLDVVARHFGGSHTASQG; from the coding sequence ATGGATTTCTCCCTTACCCACATCTGGCAGTCCACGGGCCTCTTCGCCCGTTTCATCATCTTCACCCTCGCCTTCATGTCCGTGTCGTCCCTGGTCGTGATGGCCGAGCGCATCATCGTCTTCCGCAAGACGCGCAAGGACTCGCGCGATTTCGCCGCGAAGATGGGAGCCATCCTCGCCAAGGGCGATCTGGCCCAGGCCGCGGGCGCCAACCTCGGCAAGGACGTGGGTCACCTGGGCCGCGTGATCAACTCGGGCCTGACCGCCTACCGCATCAGCCCCTCCAACAAGGACGTGGCGGTGGAGTCGGTGGCGCGCGCGCTCGAGCGCCAGGCGCAGCGTGAGGTGCAGAGCCTCAAGCGCGGCCTGGGCGTGCTGGCCACCGTGGGTTCCACGGCCCCGTTCGTCGGTCTGCTCGGCACCACGATGGGTATCGTGAACGCCTTCCAGCAGATGGCCACCGCGGGCGCGGGCGGTCTGGGCACCATCTCCGCCGGTATCTCCGAGGCGCTCATCACCACGGCCTTCGGTCTGCTCGTGGCCATCCCCGCCGTGATCGCCTACAACTTCCTGTCCGGTTGGGTGGACTCGCGCTCGGTGGACATCTCCGAGTCCTCCAACGAGTTCCTGGACGTGGTGGCGCGGCACTTCGGTGGCTCGCACACCGCTTCGCAGGGCTAA
- a CDS encoding energy transducer TonB — translation MFDSVLDRGQGPKSRFGVGAVVSVVLHVALVGGIAWLSMRPPKEEEKEVEVTFKQAMAPPVAAPPPPPPPPPPASKKTPTKKPTVKKPDTIVQPKEIPQEKPPEVEPEPAAEEEEATEEEVEGGVEGGVAGGVVGGVIGGVVGGVLGGQVGGTGTDVLPFGAGMTRPEKLSGPQPQYTREALEAHVQGLMIVKCVITTEGKVERCRIIKPLPHMEQAVLDSLYAQRYKPVTFQGRPVQVDYTFNIRLSMPR, via the coding sequence ATGTTCGACTCTGTCCTTGACCGAGGGCAAGGGCCCAAGTCCCGATTCGGAGTGGGTGCCGTCGTCTCGGTGGTGCTGCACGTCGCGCTGGTGGGTGGCATCGCGTGGTTGTCGATGCGGCCTCCGAAAGAGGAAGAGAAGGAAGTCGAGGTGACGTTCAAGCAGGCCATGGCGCCTCCGGTGGCCGCGCCGCCGCCGCCGCCCCCTCCCCCTCCTCCGGCCTCGAAGAAGACTCCCACCAAGAAGCCCACGGTGAAGAAGCCGGACACCATCGTCCAGCCCAAGGAAATCCCCCAGGAGAAGCCGCCCGAGGTGGAGCCGGAGCCGGCCGCCGAGGAAGAAGAGGCGACCGAGGAAGAGGTCGAAGGCGGAGTTGAAGGCGGTGTGGCGGGAGGCGTCGTCGGCGGAGTGATTGGCGGTGTGGTCGGTGGCGTGCTCGGTGGCCAGGTGGGTGGCACCGGCACGGACGTGTTGCCCTTCGGCGCGGGAATGACCCGCCCCGAGAAGCTGTCGGGTCCTCAGCCGCAGTACACCCGCGAGGCCCTCGAGGCCCATGTCCAGGGTCTCATGATCGTCAAGTGCGTCATCACCACCGAAGGCAAGGTCGAGCGCTGCCGCATCATCAAGCCGCTGCCGCACATGGAACAGGCCGTGTTGGACTCGCTGTATGCCCAGCGCTACAAGCCGGTGACGTTCCAGGGTCGGCCCGTCCAGGTCGACTACACCTTCAACATCCGCCTGAGCATGCCGCGCTGA
- a CDS encoding TonB-dependent receptor, with protein MQVRRMLRATGAVVIAGLTYSTAAYADSVIIGSVVNADNKKPVADVVVTATSPNLQGEQTVITDAQGQYRIPQLPPGVYTLRFDKESFRPFSRSEVQLRLDRTIRVNVELLPEGFTEEIVLTGTPPTIDVGSTSTGVNVDQDFIKRIAVNRPGGKGGGARSFESLAELAPGAQSDSYGVSINGTTSPENGYVVDGLSTNDPAFGVNASPLSVEFVQDVNIITGGYMPEYGRSTGGVINAVTKSGSNEFHGSIYGTVTPGFAEGPRATVRQAASVVAGQNALNFLGDVGATLGGPILKDRLWFFAGVAPSYTSYTHTRTLNRLLIERDASGAPVLDAKGNPTVLTDERGFERTELIPNSSSQYGVQAQSVQYLGKLTYLLNQDHNVSVSIAGTPSSSGGRGVFAIDPQSGLLPERFNGKPGSAAFANIQELTSTTSAALKYAGAFNDKNVLVDANLGWFHQTSASLPADGSRPGDTTGAAGLALVWYRQPRPIAFYEPEIPNIGALCEDGKGGTVACPASNSSSNYYSGGPGLIKDALLDRVQGNAKVTYLLKALGSHVFKAGIDIERLNYNNVRAYTGGVYLREGTSSTLWQDYRRYGFLSGPDASTNQLTQTANSASTTAGGFIQDSWTIANRVTFNVGVRYDSQWLYGNGGQELAFVLGNQISPRLGVIVDPMANGRMKVYANFARYYEQVPINLLDRGFPTEQRYVAYRNPGAGKCDATNIDTPEGQRACLSGGNLAQINSYSDLNPSFSFLGGKADATPVDPNIQPQSSDELLFGAEYEVLANTRLGATYTHRSMNSVIEDMSRDGGNTYFLGNPGSGFTKGEFPKATRDYDAVSVFLTRNFTDGWLAQASYTWSRLYGNYAGLFRPENDQLDPNTNSDFDLVELLENRTGLLPYDRTHSVKLFGAKEFNFTNNLTGSLGLSYRGNSGTPISYLGGHPTYGTSEAFILPRGTAGRTPWVHNIDGNIGVNYRVTRSNVLSLSLDVFNIFNFQQYTQVDQIYANEDVLPITGGIEGELTPDKVTTVAGTPLPADKVNKNFKQATIYQAPRQIRLGLKYTF; from the coding sequence ATGCAAGTCAGACGGATGCTCCGGGCGACTGGAGCGGTCGTAATTGCGGGCTTGACGTACAGCACCGCGGCCTACGCCGACAGCGTCATCATCGGAAGTGTTGTCAACGCTGACAACAAGAAGCCCGTAGCGGACGTCGTGGTCACGGCCACTTCTCCCAATCTGCAAGGTGAGCAGACTGTCATAACGGACGCTCAGGGGCAGTACCGTATTCCCCAGCTTCCGCCTGGCGTCTACACCCTGCGCTTCGACAAGGAGTCGTTCCGGCCCTTCTCGCGCTCGGAAGTGCAGCTGCGACTGGATCGCACCATCCGGGTGAACGTGGAGCTGCTGCCCGAGGGCTTCACCGAGGAGATCGTCCTGACGGGCACGCCGCCCACCATCGACGTCGGCTCGACGAGCACGGGCGTCAACGTGGACCAGGACTTCATCAAGCGCATCGCGGTGAACCGTCCGGGCGGCAAGGGCGGCGGCGCGCGCTCCTTCGAGAGCCTGGCCGAGCTGGCTCCGGGCGCGCAGAGCGACTCGTACGGCGTGTCCATCAACGGCACCACCTCGCCCGAGAACGGCTACGTGGTGGATGGCCTGTCGACGAACGATCCCGCCTTCGGCGTCAACGCGAGCCCCCTGAGCGTGGAGTTCGTGCAGGACGTGAACATCATCACCGGCGGTTACATGCCGGAGTACGGCCGCTCCACGGGCGGTGTGATCAACGCGGTGACGAAGTCGGGCTCCAACGAGTTCCACGGCTCCATCTACGGCACCGTCACCCCGGGCTTCGCCGAGGGTCCGCGCGCCACGGTGCGTCAGGCCGCCTCGGTCGTCGCCGGTCAGAACGCGCTGAACTTCCTGGGCGACGTGGGCGCCACCCTGGGCGGTCCCATCCTCAAGGACAGGCTCTGGTTCTTCGCCGGCGTGGCTCCGTCCTACACCAGCTACACCCACACGCGCACCCTCAACCGCCTCCTGATCGAGCGGGACGCGAGCGGCGCTCCGGTGCTGGACGCGAAGGGCAATCCGACCGTTCTGACGGATGAGCGTGGCTTCGAGCGGACCGAGCTCATCCCGAACTCGTCGAGCCAGTACGGTGTCCAGGCCCAGTCGGTGCAGTACCTCGGCAAGCTGACCTACCTGCTCAACCAGGACCACAACGTCTCCGTGTCGATCGCCGGCACGCCGAGCTCGTCCGGTGGCCGCGGCGTGTTCGCGATCGATCCGCAGTCGGGCCTGCTGCCGGAGCGCTTCAACGGGAAGCCGGGCAGTGCGGCGTTCGCCAACATCCAGGAGCTGACGAGCACCACCTCGGCGGCCCTCAAGTACGCCGGTGCCTTCAACGACAAGAACGTCCTGGTGGACGCCAACCTCGGTTGGTTCCACCAGACGTCCGCCTCCCTGCCCGCGGATGGCTCGCGGCCGGGTGACACGACGGGGGCCGCGGGCCTCGCGCTGGTGTGGTACCGCCAGCCCCGCCCCATCGCCTTCTACGAGCCGGAGATCCCGAACATCGGGGCGCTGTGCGAGGACGGCAAGGGTGGAACGGTGGCCTGCCCGGCCAGCAACTCGTCCAGCAACTACTACTCGGGCGGTCCCGGCCTCATCAAGGACGCCCTGCTGGACCGCGTGCAGGGTAACGCCAAGGTCACCTACCTGCTCAAGGCCCTGGGCAGCCACGTGTTCAAGGCGGGCATCGACATCGAGCGGCTCAACTACAACAACGTCCGTGCCTACACGGGCGGCGTGTACCTGCGCGAGGGAACGAGCAGCACCCTGTGGCAGGACTACCGCCGCTACGGCTTCCTGTCGGGTCCGGATGCCTCGACGAACCAGCTCACCCAGACGGCCAACTCCGCCAGCACCACCGCGGGTGGTTTCATCCAGGACAGCTGGACGATCGCCAACCGCGTGACGTTCAACGTGGGTGTGCGCTACGACTCCCAGTGGCTGTACGGCAACGGCGGCCAGGAGCTGGCCTTCGTGCTCGGCAATCAGATCTCCCCGCGCCTGGGTGTGATCGTCGACCCGATGGCCAACGGCCGCATGAAGGTGTACGCCAACTTCGCGCGCTACTACGAGCAGGTGCCCATCAACCTGCTCGACCGTGGCTTCCCCACCGAGCAGCGCTACGTCGCCTACCGCAACCCGGGTGCGGGCAAGTGCGATGCGACCAACATCGACACGCCCGAGGGTCAGCGCGCGTGCCTGTCCGGTGGCAACCTGGCGCAGATCAACTCGTACAGCGACCTGAACCCCAGCTTCAGCTTCCTGGGCGGCAAGGCCGACGCGACGCCGGTGGACCCCAACATCCAGCCCCAGTCCTCGGACGAGCTGCTCTTCGGCGCCGAGTACGAAGTGCTGGCCAACACCCGCCTGGGCGCCACCTATACCCACCGCAGCATGAACTCGGTCATCGAGGACATGAGCCGCGATGGTGGCAACACGTACTTCCTCGGCAACCCGGGCTCCGGCTTCACCAAGGGGGAGTTCCCGAAGGCCACGCGTGACTACGACGCGGTGTCGGTGTTCCTCACCCGCAACTTCACGGATGGCTGGCTGGCGCAGGCGAGCTACACGTGGTCGCGTCTGTACGGCAACTACGCCGGTCTGTTCCGTCCGGAGAACGATCAGCTCGATCCGAACACCAACTCGGACTTCGACCTGGTCGAGCTGCTGGAGAACCGCACGGGCCTGCTGCCCTACGACCGCACCCACTCCGTCAAGCTCTTCGGTGCCAAGGAGTTCAACTTCACCAACAACCTGACGGGCAGCCTCGGTCTGTCGTACCGCGGCAACTCGGGCACGCCCATCAGCTACCTCGGCGGTCACCCCACCTACGGCACGAGCGAGGCGTTCATCCTCCCCCGTGGCACCGCGGGCCGCACGCCCTGGGTTCACAACATCGATGGCAACATCGGCGTGAACTACCGCGTGACCCGGAGCAACGTGCTGTCGCTCAGCCTGGACGTGTTCAACATCTTCAACTTCCAGCAGTACACGCAGGTGGATCAGATCTACGCCAACGAGGACGTGCTGCCCATCACGGGCGGGATCGAGGGTGAGCTGACCCCGGACAAGGTGACGACGGTCGCGGGCACCCCGCTGCCGGCGGACAAGGTGAACAAGAACTTCAAGCAGGCGACCATCTACCAGGCTCCGCGG